The following nucleotide sequence is from Cellulosilyticum sp. I15G10I2.
AGTGTACGCACATGTTTACACCATTCCAATAATTTCTGCGGGATGGGGGCCATTACTGTAAGTGGAAAAACGGCGAGTGCATCCAATGAGACATGTTGCAATACTTTTTGTGATAATGAGGGTAATATGACAAATGCTGCAATAGACATAGACCCAAATACTGACACAGGTATTGCTTGTAACGTTCAACAATGTGTTTATAATCAAAATGATATCTGTATGGCGGGTGGCATCCAGGTAAATGGACAGTATGCAAGCCACCACGGAGAAACAGAATGTTCAAGCTTTTCCTATCAATAACCTATCAAAAAGTCCTAAGATCTTCTAGAGATTAGGACTTTTTGATATTGGGGCTGTTTTACTTAAGTAAAAGGTATACAATGACTATAGCAAGAAATCCATAAATGTATTATAGTAATAGAAAAGCTATTTTTAGAAGGGGAGAATTATGAATAAATTTGAAATTTTTTCAGAGTTTATGCCTACAGGTGACCAGCCACAAGCTATAGAGCAATTAGTGGAGAGTTTAAAACAAAACAATAAATATCAAACATTACTGGGGGTAACAGGTTCAGGAAAAACATTTACAATGGCTAACATTATAGAAAGAGTCCAAAAACCAACACTTATTATTGCCCATAATAAAACCTTAGCGGCGCAGTTATATAGCGAGTTTAAAGAGTTTTTTCCAAATAATGCAGTTGAGTATTTTGTATCTTATTATGATTATTACCAGCCAGAAGCCTATGTTGCACATAGTGATACGTATATTGAAAAAGATTCCAGCATTAATGAGGAAATTGATAAACTTAGGCACTCAGCTGCTGCAGCATTATGTGAGAGGGAAGATGTTATTGTGATTGCCAGTGTATCTTGTATTTATGGACTTGGAGATCCAATTGATTATACGAATCAAGTCCTTTCATTAAGAGTTCATGCAGAAATGGACAGAGATGATGTACTTAGAAAACTGATAGCGATTCAATATACAAGAAATGATATGGATTTTGCCCGGGCGACCTTTAGAGTAAGAGGCGACACTGTTGAGATCATTCCTGCTGCAATGTCAGAGAAAGCGCTACGCATAGAATTTTTTGGGGATGAAATAGATAGAATTTCTGAGATAGATCCTCTGACTGGAGCAGTTCTTGGATATAGAGATCATGTTGCTATTTTTCCAGCTTCTTTTTATGCCATTTCTTCAGATAAGATGCAGTTAGCTATTAAGAGAATAGAAGAGGAACTTGAAGAACGTCTAAAAGAACTTAAGTCAGAAGATAAACTTTTAGAAGCGCAGAGACTTGCACAAAGAACCCATTTTGATATTGAAATGCTTAGGGAGATGGGATATTGCTCGGGGGTAGAGAATTACTCAAGACATTTAGCTGGAAGAGAGGAAGGGAGTACGCCTTTTACATTACTTGACTATTTTAAAAAGGATTATCTGATGATTATTGATGAATCCCATATGACGGTACCGCAAGTGAGAGGGATGTATAATGGAGACAGAGCAAGAAAGACTGTGCTTGTAGATTATGGCTTTAGATTACCTTCGGCACTTGATAACAGACCTCTTAGATTTGAAGAGTTTGAATCTAAAATTAATCAGATTTTATTTGTTTCGGCTACACCGGCACAATACGAACTAGAGCATTCACTGGAAGTCACAGAACAGCTCATAAGACCAACGGGGCTACTAGATCCTATTGTAGAGGTAAGACCGATTAAAGGGCAGATAGATGACCTTTTAGGTGAGATAAATAAAATTACAGCCAAGGATGAAAAAGTATTAGTTACGACGCTGACTAAAAGAATGTCCGAAGATCTTACAGAGTATTTAAAAGAGATGGGTGTAAAAGTAAAATACCTGCATTCTGATATAGATACGCTCGAGCGTATTGAGATTATTAGGGATCTTAGGCTGGGGGTATTTGATGTATTAGTAGGGATTAACTTGTTACGAGAAGGACTTGATATACCAGAAGTTTCGCTGGTTGCAATATTAGATGCAGATAAAGAAGGTTTTCTGCGTTCAGAAACGGCTCTCATACAAACAATAGGTCGCGCAGCCAGAAATGCACAGGGCAGAGTTATTATGTATGCTGATCGTGTTACAAACTCTATGGAACGTGCTATTTCAGAAACGATAAGACGTAGAGCCATTCAAGAGAGCTATAATAAGACACATAATATTACACCAAAAACAATTAAGAAAAAGATAAGAGACCTTATTGTTGCAACTAAAATGGTTAAACAAGAGCAAGAGCTGTTTAAAGATAAGGCACCAGAAAGTATGACACATCAAGAGCTAGAAAAAGCAATGAAGAAAGTAGATAAAGATATGAAAAAAGCAGCTGCAGACCTTCAGTTTGAAAGAGCAGCTGAATTACGAGATATGCTTGTTGCGTTAAAGAAGATGTATGTAAGCAGATAAAATAGGAATTATTTAGTATAGTAAGCAATACCAACACATCCGGGGCCTACATGCAGGCCTATTACAGGACCTATACATTGAATAGTAACATCAATATGCACTTTCTCTTTAATGTTATTGGCAAGAAGCGCCCCCTCTTCCGGGCAGTTAATATGATGGACGATAACGCCTCCAAGGTCAGCCCCATTTATATCTTGTAAAAATTTATCTACCATAGTATCTATAGCTTTCTTTTTGGTACGTACCTTAGTAAAGATCGTGGTCATGCCATTTTGTACAGTTAAAATAGGCTTTATTTGGAGTAAGTTGCCAAGCAGTGAGGCGGCAGTACCAATGCGGCCTCCTTTTTTTAAATATGTTAATGTATCAGGAATAAATAAAAATGTGCTGTGTGTGATAACGTGCATCGCAGATTTTATGATATCATCCATAGATTTATAAAGAGAGGCTGCATGGGCTGCTTCAATAACTGCATAACCCATCTGCATACAATTGGTTCTTGAGTCAAGCAGTTCTATTTGGGCATGTGGATATTTTTCTAAAAGTAAATCACGGGTGATATGAGCGCCTGAAAAAGTTCCGCTCATATCAGATGATAAGAAAATGCCTAAGGCAGAATCACCATTTTGA
It contains:
- a CDS encoding DUF1540 domain-containing protein; amino-acid sequence: MPKLRCSVRTCLHHSNNFCGMGAITVSGKTASASNETCCNTFCDNEGNMTNAAIDIDPNTDTGIACNVQQCVYNQNDICMAGGIQVNGQYASHHGETECSSFSYQ
- the uvrB gene encoding excinuclease ABC subunit UvrB, which gives rise to MNKFEIFSEFMPTGDQPQAIEQLVESLKQNNKYQTLLGVTGSGKTFTMANIIERVQKPTLIIAHNKTLAAQLYSEFKEFFPNNAVEYFVSYYDYYQPEAYVAHSDTYIEKDSSINEEIDKLRHSAAAALCEREDVIVIASVSCIYGLGDPIDYTNQVLSLRVHAEMDRDDVLRKLIAIQYTRNDMDFARATFRVRGDTVEIIPAAMSEKALRIEFFGDEIDRISEIDPLTGAVLGYRDHVAIFPASFYAISSDKMQLAIKRIEEELEERLKELKSEDKLLEAQRLAQRTHFDIEMLREMGYCSGVENYSRHLAGREEGSTPFTLLDYFKKDYLMIIDESHMTVPQVRGMYNGDRARKTVLVDYGFRLPSALDNRPLRFEEFESKINQILFVSATPAQYELEHSLEVTEQLIRPTGLLDPIVEVRPIKGQIDDLLGEINKITAKDEKVLVTTLTKRMSEDLTEYLKEMGVKVKYLHSDIDTLERIEIIRDLRLGVFDVLVGINLLREGLDIPEVSLVAILDADKEGFLRSETALIQTIGRAARNAQGRVIMYADRVTNSMERAISETIRRRAIQESYNKTHNITPKTIKKKIRDLIVATKMVKQEQELFKDKAPESMTHQELEKAMKKVDKDMKKAAADLQFERAAELRDMLVALKKMYVSR
- a CDS encoding DegV family protein yields the protein MIKLVTDSTSYIPQEYIEKYDISIISLSVILNGKSTRELEIDTESFYNEMQNAQEMPTSSQPAPEEVFKTFERIIQNGDSALGIFLSSDMSGTFSGAHITRDLLLEKYPHAQIELLDSRTNCMQMGYAVIEAAHAASLYKSMDDIIKSAMHVITHSTFLFIPDTLTYLKKGGRIGTAASLLGNLLQIKPILTVQNGMTTIFTKVRTKKKAIDTMVDKFLQDINGADLGGVIVHHINCPEEGALLANNIKEKVHIDVTIQCIGPVIGLHVGPGCVGIAYYTK